From Centropristis striata isolate RG_2023a ecotype Rhode Island chromosome 16, C.striata_1.0, whole genome shotgun sequence, a single genomic window includes:
- the LOC131988427 gene encoding ovarian cancer G-protein coupled receptor 1 isoform X1, with protein MSEEDSINCTISHEIHQYVFSCVYILVLLVGIPSNLYSLYHGALQLKQKNELGVYLMNLTVSDLLYLASLPLWLQYFFQDDDWSHREWLCQLCGFLLYENIYISIGFLCCISLDRYLAVVHPLRFTSLRSMSAAWLVSATIWLKEIAVGVVFFHHKELSKDRKNQSVCFEHYPMQPWEYPINYYRFTVGFMFPLAILSISYLCVLRAVGRSVGTQPDQKTRIRQLVSSTILIFLVCFSPYHVFLLVRTLLERDCNFTAGIFNYYHMSLLLTTLNCVADPALYCFVSESARRGLYRAIFRPIARILCCCCRRGNASPGNPTTDSHEVATDENNGHLTVMLLTHTSTINNLKTDTLSKSTTLITQANEKTLNEP; from the exons ATGTCTGAGGAGGACTCGATTAACTGCACCATCAGCCATGAAATCCACCAGTACGTCTTCTCCTGTGTCTATATACTCGTACTATTG GTTGGCATCCCCTCCAACCTGTACTCTTTGTACCACGGCGCTCTGCAGCTGAAGCAGAAGAATGAGCTGGGAGTTTATTTAATGAACCTCACTGTGTCTGACCTGTTATACCTGGCATCATTACCACTGTGGCTGCAGTACTTCTTTCAG GATGATGACTGGAGTCACAGGGAGTGGTTGTGTCAGCTCTGTGGCTTCCTGCTCTACGAGAACATCTACATCAGCATTGGTTTTCTGTGCTGCATCAGCCTGGATCGCTACCTGGCTGTGGTCCACCCTTTGAG GTTCACCTCTCTGCGATCTATGAGTGCAGCGTGGCTCGTTAGCGCCACCATCTGGCTGAAGGAGATTGCAGTTGGTGTTGTTTTCTTCCACCATAAGGAACTGAGTAAAGACCGCAAGAACCAATCGGTGTGCTTTGAGCACTACCCCATGCAGCCCTGGGAGTATCCCATCAACTATTACCGCTTCACTGTCGGCTTCATGTTCCCGCTTGCTATTCTGTCG ATCAGCTACCTGTGTGTCCTCCGTGCGGTGGGACGGAGCGTTGGTACGCAGCCGGATCAGAAAACAAGGATAAGGCAGTTAGTCAGTAGCACCATCCTTATCTTCCTCGTCTGCTTCTCACCTTACCATGTCTTCTTGTTAGTGCGCACCCTGCTGGAGCGAGACTGCAACTTCACTGCAG gaaTATTTAACTACTATCACATGTCGTTGTTGCTGACCACATTGAACTGCGTGGCTGACCCGGCTCTCTACTGCTTTGTAAGCGAAAGTGCCCGCCGTGGCCTGTACAGAGCCATATTCCGGCCCATTGCGAGGatactgtgctgctgctgccgccggGGCAACGCCAGCCCTGGCAACCCAACCACTGATTCCCACGAGGTCGCCACTGACGAGAACAATGGCCATCTGACTGTgatgctgctcacacacaccagcaccatcaacaacttaaaaacagacactttgaGCAAAAGCACAACTTTAATCACACAGGCTAATGAGAAAACCTTAAATGAACCTtaa
- the LOC131988427 gene encoding ovarian cancer G-protein coupled receptor 1 isoform X2, whose product MNLTVSDLLYLASLPLWLQYFFQDDDWSHREWLCQLCGFLLYENIYISIGFLCCISLDRYLAVVHPLRFTSLRSMSAAWLVSATIWLKEIAVGVVFFHHKELSKDRKNQSVCFEHYPMQPWEYPINYYRFTVGFMFPLAILSISYLCVLRAVGRSVGTQPDQKTRIRQLVSSTILIFLVCFSPYHVFLLVRTLLERDCNFTAGIFNYYHMSLLLTTLNCVADPALYCFVSESARRGLYRAIFRPIARILCCCCRRGNASPGNPTTDSHEVATDENNGHLTVMLLTHTSTINNLKTDTLSKSTTLITQANEKTLNEP is encoded by the exons ATGAACCTCACTGTGTCTGACCTGTTATACCTGGCATCATTACCACTGTGGCTGCAGTACTTCTTTCAG GATGATGACTGGAGTCACAGGGAGTGGTTGTGTCAGCTCTGTGGCTTCCTGCTCTACGAGAACATCTACATCAGCATTGGTTTTCTGTGCTGCATCAGCCTGGATCGCTACCTGGCTGTGGTCCACCCTTTGAG GTTCACCTCTCTGCGATCTATGAGTGCAGCGTGGCTCGTTAGCGCCACCATCTGGCTGAAGGAGATTGCAGTTGGTGTTGTTTTCTTCCACCATAAGGAACTGAGTAAAGACCGCAAGAACCAATCGGTGTGCTTTGAGCACTACCCCATGCAGCCCTGGGAGTATCCCATCAACTATTACCGCTTCACTGTCGGCTTCATGTTCCCGCTTGCTATTCTGTCG ATCAGCTACCTGTGTGTCCTCCGTGCGGTGGGACGGAGCGTTGGTACGCAGCCGGATCAGAAAACAAGGATAAGGCAGTTAGTCAGTAGCACCATCCTTATCTTCCTCGTCTGCTTCTCACCTTACCATGTCTTCTTGTTAGTGCGCACCCTGCTGGAGCGAGACTGCAACTTCACTGCAG gaaTATTTAACTACTATCACATGTCGTTGTTGCTGACCACATTGAACTGCGTGGCTGACCCGGCTCTCTACTGCTTTGTAAGCGAAAGTGCCCGCCGTGGCCTGTACAGAGCCATATTCCGGCCCATTGCGAGGatactgtgctgctgctgccgccggGGCAACGCCAGCCCTGGCAACCCAACCACTGATTCCCACGAGGTCGCCACTGACGAGAACAATGGCCATCTGACTGTgatgctgctcacacacaccagcaccatcaacaacttaaaaacagacactttgaGCAAAAGCACAACTTTAATCACACAGGCTAATGAGAAAACCTTAAATGAACCTtaa
- the hhipl1 gene encoding HHIP-like protein 1 → MQQRCYGKAPARLRVRLFGVLCVLAFGAAPVASHPQCLDFKPPFRPLRELEFCVMYKEFGCCDYEKDQELMGKFYRVMDNFDYYGYANCAGFVLELLCQECSPYAAHLYDAEVRSTPIRTIPGLCPDYCSQFWKKCSATIPYLSVDPHIARVADDQTRLCQYLDLDDPDYCYPHLLSNQKLTQNLGRVQSDTDGCLQLCLEEVANGLRNPLAMVHANDGTHRFFVAEQVGLVWTYLPDRSKLEKPFLNITKAVLTSAWEGDERGFLGLTFHPKYKFNGKLYVYYSVEVGFDERIRISEFHVSASDMNVVDHTSERVILEIDEPASNHNGGQLLFADDGYLYVFTGDGGMAGDPFGKYGNAQNKSALLGKVLRIDVNDNERGPLYRIPPDNPFVHERGARPEVYAYGVRNMWRCSVDRGDSWTKEGKGRIFCGDVGQNKFEEIDIIEKGRNYGWRAKEGFSCYDKKLCANSSLDDVLPIYAYPHKMGKSVTGGYVYRGCEYPNMNGMYIFGDFMSGRLMSLREDRGTKKWTYSEICMGMGLTCAFPGLINNYHQYIISFAEDEAGELYFMSTGVPSATSPSGVIYKVVDPSRRAPPRQCHYDPLPVRVKSTLIKFVPQETLIGLEPKVQPDPEPTESYDWLQELIDRLAAPDLTTPSPTTTKPPRQPRRKGRRRKNKSRTESAAEIQNGAVRLVGDEEGRSDRGRVEVYVNRAWGTVCDDLWTTKNAAVVCRQLGFRYALKAAKNSEFGEGKDLQIVLDDVQCEGTESSLLDCKHAGVGTHNCAHYEDAGVICGNSDYVIEV, encoded by the exons ATGCAGCAGCGGTGTTACGGCAAAGCCCCGGCCCGGCTGCGGGTCCGGCTCTTCGGCGTGTTGTGTGTTCTGGCGTTCGGTGCCGCACCTGTAGCGTCACACCCGCAGTGTTTGGACTTTAAGCCGCCTTTCCGCCCGCTGCGGGAGCTGGAGTTCTGCGTCATGTACAAGGAGTTTGGCTGCTGTGATTATGAGAAGGACCAGGAGCTGATGGGAAAGTTCTACCGCGTTATGGATAATTTCGATTATTATGGTTACGCCAATTGTGCTGGGTTCGTGCTGGAGCTGCTCTGCCAG GAATGCTCTCCATATGCTGCTCACCTTTATGATGCTGAGGTCCGGAGCACCCCGATCAGGACCATCCCCGGCCTCTGTCCTGACTACTGCTCCCAGTTTTGGAAAAAGTGCAGCGCCACCATCCCTTACCTGTCCGTGGACCCACATATTGCCAGAGTCGCAGATGACCAGACACGTCTCTGCCAGTACCTGGACCTGGACGACCCCGACTACTGCTACCCACACCTCCTGAGCAACCAGAAGCTCACCCAGAATCTGGGCCGGGTTCAGTCGGACACAGACGGCTGTCTGCAGCTTTGCCTTGAAGAAGTCGCCAATGGGCTGCGGAACCCGCTGGCCATGGTGCACGCAAACGATGGCACGCATCGGTTCTTTGTGGCCGAGCAGGTGGGCTTGGTGTGGACGTACCTTCCTGATAGGTCCAAACTGGAGAAGCCATTTTTGAATATTACCAAGGCAGTGTTAACGTCAGCATGGGAAGGTGATGAAAGAGGCTTTCTGGGACTCACCTTTCACCCCAAGTACAAGTTCAATGGAAAGCTGTATGTGTATTACTCCGTGGAGGTGGGTTTTGATGAGAGGATCAGGATCAGTGAGTTCCACGTGTCAGCCAGTGACATGAATGTGGTGGATCACACCTCTGAGCG GGTTATTCTGGAGATCGATGAACCAGCATCCAATCACAACGGAGGGCAGCTTCTATTTGCAGATGATGGCTACTTATACGTTTTCACAGGTGATGGTGGAATGGCGGGAGACCCATTTGGGAAATATGGGAATGCCCAGAACAA GTCAGCTCTACTGGGTAAAGTTCTTCGCATTGATGTGAATGACAACGAGAGAGGCCCGTTGTACAGAATCCCTCCAGATAATCCCTTTGTACATGAGCGGGGGGCACGACCTGAAGTTTACGCTTATGGTGTCCGTAATATGTGGAGGTGCTCTGTGGACCGGGGTGACTCTTGGACCAAGGAGGGCAAAGGGCGGATCTTCTGCGGGGATGTGGGCCAGAACAAGTTCGAAGAGATCGACATCATTGAGAAAGGTCGAAACTACGGCTGGAGAGCCAAAGAGGGCTTCTCCTGCTACGATAAGAAGCTGTGCGCCAACAGCTCACTAG ATGATGTCCTCCCGATATACGCGTACCCTCACAAGATGGGAAAGTCAGTGACTGGAGGCTATGTGTACCGAGGCTGTGAATACCCCAACATGAACGGCATGTACATATTTGGAGACTTTATGAGCGG GCGTTTGATGAGTCTGCGGGAGGACAGAGGCACAAAGAAATGGACGTACAGTGAGATCTGTATGGGGATGGGCCTGACCTGCGCCTTCCCTGGACTTATCAACAACTACCACCAGTACATCATCTCCTTTGCAGAGGATGAAGCTG GTGAGCTGTACTTCATGTCGACTGGAGTCCCGAGTGCTACGTCCCCTTCAGGAGTCATTTATAAAGTGGTGGACCCCTCAAG ACGTGCTCCACCAAGACAGTGTCACTACGACCCTCTTCCTGTCAGAGTGAAAAGTACCCTGATCAAGTTTGTCCCTCAGGAAA CATTAATCGGCCTTGAGCCCAAAGTCCAGCCTGATCCAGAACCCACAGAGTCCTATGACTGGCTTCAGGAGCTCATTGACCGTCTCGCAGCACCAGACCTGACTACACCTTCACCAACCACGACCAAACCGCCCAGACAACCGAGGCGGAAAGGCAGACGCAGGAAGAACAAATCCAGAACAGAGAGCGCGGCCGAGATCCAGAACGGAGCGGTGAGGCTGGTCGGGGATGAAGAAGGCCGCAGTGACCGTGGACGCGTGGAGGTCTACGTTAACAGGGCGTGGGGCACCGTGTGTGATGACCTGTGGACCACCAAGAATGCTGCGGTGGTCTGCCGGCAGCTGGGCTTCAGGTACGCTCTGAAGGCGGCCAAGAACTCAGAGTTCGGGGAGGGGAAGGATCTGCAGATTGTCCTGGATGATGTCCAGTGTGAAGGGACAGAGTCCAGTCTGCTGGACTGCAAACACGCTGGCGTGGGGACACATAACTGTGCCCATTATGAAGACGCAGGAGTGATCTGTGGCAACTCAGACTATGTTATAGAAGTCTAA
- the LOC131988506 gene encoding coiled-coil domain-containing protein 85C-A-like → MDGADVSQLSDEDLLSLGKEDLIRRLRRLESRNMDLMLEHGNMMKDVNRSLQVHLHEIRSLKEVNQKLQDDNQELRELCCFLDDDRQKGRKVSREWQRFGRYTASVLWRDVGLYQQKLQELETGQEVLRAENVELKEIVLMLDEDRSGAGSRSSIDSQSSLSNLDCSVPIRDVGDGSSTSSSGSACSPDHHHHHHKAPEGKVTSLRRSADFQGGEGLSVVWRLTVT, encoded by the coding sequence ATGGACGGGGCGGATGTGAGCCAGCTGTCCGATGAGGACCTGCTGTCGCTGGGGAAGGAGGATCTGATCCGGCGGCTGAGGCGGCTGGAGAGCCGCAACATGGACCTGATGCTGGAGCACGGAAACATGATGAAGGACGTGAACCGGAGCCTGCAGGTCCACCTTCACGAGATCCGCAGCCTGAAGGAGGTCAACCAGAAACTGCAGGACGACAACCAGGAGCTCCGGGAGCTGTGCTGCTTCCTGGACGACGACCGGCAGAAGGGGAGGAAGGTGTCCCGGGAGTGGCAGCGGTTCGGCCGCTACACGGCCAGCGTCCTGTGGAGGGACGTGGGTCTGTACCAGCAGAAGCTGCAGGAGCTGGAGACAGGTCAGGAGGTGCTGAGGGCGGAGAACGTGGAGCTGAAGGAGATCGTCCTCATGCTGGATGAGGACCGGAGCGGAGCCGGCTCCCGGAGCTCAATCGACAGCCAGTCCAGCCTGAGCAACCTGGACTGCTCGGTGCCGATTCGGGACGTCGGGGACGGGAGCAGCACATCCAGCTCTGGAAGCGCCTGCAGCccagaccaccaccaccatcaccacaaGGCTCCTGAGGGGAAGGTGACATCTCTGAGGAGGTCTGCGGACTTCCAGGGAGGAGAAGGACTCAGTGTTGTATGGCGGTTGACTGTAACATGA